In the Veillonellaceae bacterium genome, AATGTTCTCGTTTACGGTGACAATCCAAAACAAGAAACCGGCATTTGGCGAATTGGTATCCAAAATCCGAAAACCATTCGTGGGAATAATATCGGAATTTTATCTCTCAAAAATAAATCTGTTGTTACATCTGGCATTTACGAACGACATTTGCGAGTTGGTCACAAAGATTACCACCACATTTTTGATCGAAAAACTGGCTATCCAATTGAAACTGACATGGCAAGCCTAACCATTGTTTCTGATTTATCTGTTGACTGTGAAATATGGACGACAAAACTCTTTGGCCTACCAATCATGCAAGCTCTAACCACCATTCAAAATACACCAAATATCGAAGGCATTCTCATCACAAAAGACAATCGCCTAGCCATTACCAGCGGGTTAAAATCACATTTTCAGATGCTACGATAAATTAAAAGCCATTCTAGATAATTCTAGAATGGCTTATTTATATCTAAACGCTTATTTTTTTGGTTTCCCGTTTAAAATCAAATTAAGAACAACAGCGAATAATGCG is a window encoding:
- a CDS encoding FAD:protein FMN transferase yields the protein NVLVYGDNPKQETGIWRIGIQNPKTIRGNNIGILSLKNKSVVTSGIYERHLRVGHKDYHHIFDRKTGYPIETDMASLTIVSDLSVDCEIWTTKLFGLPIMQALTTIQNTPNIEGILITKDNRLAITSGLKSHFQMLR